In Chitinophaga sp. HK235, a single window of DNA contains:
- a CDS encoding TetR/AcrR family transcriptional regulator — protein MKNKAIQEQRIRGYFIDATKEILKSEGLKSVSVRNIAERAGYSFATLYNYFKDVKDLVFLCVQDFQEECSAYVAERSSKAPRGEKRLKAILLAYLEYFVQYSGIFELFFVEKLSDLNRQPDTAPLITGFLDSLCEEEWKYLIALKSLTPAAASHKKAALLYGTTGLLLLYINRQMPVGYPAFLKAANAFIDNQLKDLHA, from the coding sequence ATGAAGAACAAAGCTATTCAGGAGCAGCGTATCAGAGGATATTTTATTGATGCCACCAAAGAGATCCTGAAGAGTGAAGGATTAAAAAGTGTCAGTGTCCGCAATATCGCGGAAAGGGCAGGCTATTCCTTTGCCACGCTGTACAACTATTTCAAGGATGTGAAAGACCTGGTATTCCTTTGTGTACAGGATTTTCAGGAAGAATGCAGTGCCTATGTGGCGGAACGCAGCAGCAAGGCGCCCAGAGGGGAGAAAAGGCTGAAAGCCATTCTGTTGGCTTATCTCGAATACTTTGTACAGTACTCCGGCATATTTGAACTCTTTTTTGTGGAGAAGCTGTCAGACCTCAACAGGCAACCAGACACAGCTCCGCTGATCACCGGTTTTCTGGACAGCCTCTGTGAGGAAGAATGGAAATACCTCATCGCGCTGAAAAGCCTCACTCCGGCTGCGGCCAGCCATAAAAAGGCAGCCCTGCTGTATGGAACAACCGGCCTGTTGCTCCTCTACATCAACCGGCAGATGCCTGTCGGTTATCCTGCTTTCCTCAAGGCAGCCAATGCTTTTATTGATAATCAGTTAAAAGACCTGCACGCATGA
- a CDS encoding GIY-YIG nuclease family protein — MKSKKELKEAYRQMTFRMGVYQIRNIVSNKIWIHYSADLDRAWNSPRMQLLANTHPNEELQSDWNTLGEKCFAYEIVEELDDTTDPTVDYKKEVQALYKMCLDELQPYGEKGYHQQK; from the coding sequence ATGAAATCAAAAAAAGAACTAAAGGAAGCCTACCGTCAGATGACCTTCCGCATGGGCGTCTATCAGATTCGGAATATTGTGAGTAACAAAATATGGATACACTATAGCGCTGATCTCGACAGAGCCTGGAATTCTCCACGCATGCAGCTTTTGGCCAACACCCATCCCAATGAGGAGCTGCAGTCCGACTGGAATACGCTGGGGGAAAAGTGTTTCGCTTATGAGATCGTTGAAGAACTGGATGATACTACTGACCCCACTGTAGATTATAAAAAAGAAGTACAGGCCCTGTATAAAATGTGTCTGGACGAACTGCAACCATATGGAGAAAAAGGATATCATCAGCAGAAATGA